Proteins encoded in a region of the Oncorhynchus gorbuscha isolate QuinsamMale2020 ecotype Even-year linkage group LG16, OgorEven_v1.0, whole genome shotgun sequence genome:
- the LOC123998687 gene encoding mitochondrial import inner membrane translocase subunit Tim29-like has translation MAASWVLRRWCSTSVAGAAPANGTRWERLKNSKLGVWFSGMSRDYKEACREIVVGAWERPIKASIYLSLLGGAGTCIYTNPDDASFETTVLDTANQLGLLTPWIRSGTSDGHVQKLAKLHNEGRLRHLSLGVVSLTYFADYNPDASLYEAQCSNLSIPWRELHTRVLDVGFAGRWWILDHKMKDYDVNDEEFKQLPPAMAATVPPGVQGVENNERLHKESWMPLKTEENEEKEKVSAAVGEEGGIVEQIKMDSLDLVETIKIKTGIVAQPQEIADPEPQELPDPEPQELMLTETETQE, from the exons ATGGCTGCCTCGTGGGTGCTCAGGAGATGGTGCTCCACCTCTGTAGCAGGAGCAGCACCCGCCAATGGCACCcgatgggagaggttgaaaaataGCAAATTGG GTGTGTGGTTTAGCGGCATGTCCAGAGACTACAAGGAGGCGTGTCGTGAGATTGTGGTGGGCGCGTGGGAGAGGCCAATCAAAGCTTCCATCTACCTGAGCCTTCTGGGTGGAGCTGGCACCTGCATCTACACAAACCCCGACGACGCCTCCTTCGAGACCACCGTCCTGGATACAGCCAATCAGCTCGGGCTCCTGACGCCGTGGATACGCAGTGGAACATCAGATGGGCACGTGCAGAAGCTGGCGAAGCTTCATAACGAGGGAAGGTTACGTCACCTCAGCCTGGGAGTGGTCTCACTCACCTACTTCGCCGATTACAACCCGGACGCCAGTCTTTACGAGGCCCAGTGCTCCAACCTCTCTATCCCCTGGAGGGAGCTCCACACGCGGGTACTGGACGTTGGTTTCGCAGGTCGCTGGTGGATCCTGGACCATAAGATGAAGGACTATGATGTGAACGACGAAGAGTTCAAGCAGCTGCCGCCTGCTATGGCCGCCACAGTGCCCCCTGGTGTCCAGGGGGTGGAGAATAATGAGAGGCTGCACAAAGAGTCATGGATGCCTCTGAAGacggaggagaatgaggagaaggAAAAGGTATCGGCAGCCgtaggggaggaggggggcatTGTAGAACAGATAAAGATGGATAGTTTAGATCTTGTAGAAACAATAAAAATAAAGACAGGCATTGTAGCTCAACCACAGGAGATAGCTGACCCAGAACCACAGGAGCTACCTGACCCAGAACCACAGGAGCTGATGctgacagagactgagacacagGAGTAG